One Streptomyces sp. CG4 genomic window, CTGAGGAGATCGTGGCGACCGCCGAGCGGCGGGCCCGGCGCCGGCAGGCCGACGCGAAGATCTCCACCGACGTGCTGCCTGAGGAGCCGGAGTACGCCCTCGTACGGGAGAGCCGCTCCGCCTCGGCGGTCGTGCTGGGCTCCCGCGGCCGAAGCGGCATGGCCGAGGCGCTCCTCGGATCCGTCAGCGTGACGGTGGCCGGTCACGCGCACTGCCCGGTCATCGTGCTGCCCGGCAGCCACGACAACCAGGCACGGTCCGGGGCACGCGCCCGTATCGCCGTCGGCGTAGCCGAGGACGCGGAGAGCGCGGCGGCGCTGCACTTCGCCCTGGAGGAGGCGCGGCTGCGCGGAGTGCCGCTGGATGCCGTACGAGCCTGGCGCTGCCCCGCGCAGAGCATCGATCACGGCCGGCTGTCGGGCGAGGCAGCCCGGCAGCACCAGGTACGGGCCGGTCAGGTGCTGGAAGCGGCCTTGCGGGAGGCCCCGGCCGAGGTCGAGGTGCACCGGCGTATCGTCGAGGGTCCCGCCCGCCAGGTGCTGTCGGCCGTCTCGGCCGAGGCGGACCTGCTGGTCGTCGGAGCCCGGCGGCGCGAGGGCCACTACGGCCTCCAGCTCGGCCGGGTCGTCCACGCGGTGCTGCACCACTCCGCCTGCCCGGTCGCCGTCGTACCGCAGCGGGCGTGACCGCGGTGACCGGCTCTCAGAGGCTCGCCGCGTGATCGGGGACGTAGGTCTGCAGGTCGCGCGGCGGGCGCTCGTAGCCGGTCGACGCAGGCCGCGGTGGAAGCTCCAGCACCGGTGGCGGCACGTCGTGGTAGGGCACGGTGCTCAGCAAGTGGGCGATCATGTTCAGCCGGGCCCGGCGCTTGTCGTCGCTCTCCACGATGTACCACGGCGCCTCGGTGATGTCCGTGTGGACCAGCATCTCGTCCTTGGCCCGGGAGTAGGCCTCCCAGTGGGTGAT contains:
- a CDS encoding universal stress protein, whose protein sequence is MDLPIVVGVDGSKPSLRAVDWAADEAAVRGAPLRLVHASLWERYEGVSLTADLGKPSEQVMAEEIVATAERRARRRQADAKISTDVLPEEPEYALVRESRSASAVVLGSRGRSGMAEALLGSVSVTVAGHAHCPVIVLPGSHDNQARSGARARIAVGVAEDAESAAALHFALEEARLRGVPLDAVRAWRCPAQSIDHGRLSGEAARQHQVRAGQVLEAALREAPAEVEVHRRIVEGPARQVLSAVSAEADLLVVGARRREGHYGLQLGRVVHAVLHHSACPVAVVPQRA